The Streptomyces sp. R28 region CCTCCGGAGCAGCCCGGCTGCGCACATCACTGCCCGCCCACCTGCTCGACTCACCTGTCCTGCGCTGCAAGGCCAACCTGTTGACCCGGCTGCACGGCCTCGACGAACTCGTCGGTCCGGTCGACACCCAGTCCGTCTACGTCACCATCGCCAACCCCCTGCATTCCTGACCATCACGGTCCCCTCCTAGTCATGCCGCCCCGCACTTCTGACCATGGTCGACCACCACCGGTCGCCTCCTGCGCTCCTGATCACCGCCTCCGGCTTTCGCCAATTCCCTTCATCCCTGAGGAACATGACCCATCCCGCCTCTTGAGAGGAGCGTCGCCGTGCCTTCCACCGACGCAAGCGCCAATGCCGGTACCGTCCCTGTCACCGATCTCTGCACCGCCGCGAGCCCGGGGGCTCGTGAGTGCCGTATCGCCCCGGCAACCGGCGCGGGCGCAGACAGTGAGGACACGCTGGACCTGCACCTGCCCGACGAACTCGTCGCGCTCTTCGCGGAGGGCGCCGCAGCCGCTGGGGAGCGAAAGCCAGGCACAACAGGCACGGCCACACCTCCCTCGCTCCTCGCTACCGGCGAGGATCTACTCGACCGCGTTGCCGACTGGGGGCCGATCAGTACACCTGCAGGAGCCCTTCACCTTGTCCCCGTGCGGATCGAACGGGATCTTTCGATCATCAGCCGGTGGATGAACGACCCCGCCGTCGCAGCGTTCTGGGGGCTTGAGGGACCCCGGAACGCGATTGAAGAGCACCTGCGGTCTCAGCTTTCCGGTGATGGACGCAGCGTCCCGTGCCTGGGCATGCTGGACGGCACGCCGATGAGCTACTGGGAGATCTACCGAGCCGACCTCGACCCGCTGGCCCGGTACTACGCGGCTCGGCCCCATGACACCGGCGTCCATCTCCTCATCGGTGCTGTTGGCGATCGCGGCTGCGGACTCGGCGGAACTCTGCTTCGAGCCGTCGTCGACCTCATGCTCGACAAGCGGCCCGCCTGCGCTCGCATCGTCGCTGAACCCGACATTCGCAACACCCCTTCCGTCGCTGCTTTCCTGAGCGCCGGATTCCGGTTCTCCGTCGAGGTCGACCTGCCCACCAAGCGGGCCGCCCTCATGGTCAGAGACCGGAGCCTGCGCCATCTGCTGTGACGCCATGTCGCGACGTCATCACTTTTGGTACACCGCTCGCGCCGATCCGGTTCCCACTCTCGACGAACCGAATTCAGGCCGAGCCGGTTTCCCCTGACCGCCGTCATTCCCCGCGGCGCACGGTGCACGGGGCCGACCCCGCCGCCCCACGACAGTCGACCTGGCTCCTGCCGGCAGCCGCCCTGGCTCCCCCCTCGCAACCGATCCTGATCCCCATCGCAGGCCGAACCACCACTGCAGTCGAACAAGCCGATCAACCCACGAGGCGCCCGGCGCCTCACCAGGGCCGGCCGATCCCGAACAATCACGAATCGCGCCAGCCACATCCGAACCGACCTCGACCACACACGAACCGTCCCTGACCTCGATCGAACCGATCCCACCCACACCCGAACCGACCCCACCCACACCCGAACCGATCCGATCTCCACCTGAGGAACTCCCGGTCTTGATCCCGCTCCCCTCCTCCACCGCGCTCGCCCGTTTGTCAGTGCCGGGCCGTAGGGTGGTCGCGCTATGACAAAGCCCTCACTCCCCGAACTCCTGCATGCTGCCGTCACTGCCGTCGGCGGCACGGAGCGCCCCGGCCAGGTGACCATGGCCGAATCCGTCGCGGAGGCGATCGACGGCAGCTCCCATCTGCTGGTCCAGGCCGGCACCGGCACCGGAAAGTCGCTGGGCTACCTCGTGCCAGCGCTCGCGCACGGGGAGCGCGTCGTCGTCGCGACGGCCACCCTGGCTCTGCAGCGCCAGCTCGTGGAGCGGGACCTGCCGCGCACCGTCGAGGCGCTGCATCCACTGCTGCGGCGTCGGCCCGAGTTCGCGATGCTCAAGGGCAGGTCGAACTACCTGTGCCTGCACCGTCTGCACGAGGGCGTCCCCCAGGACGAGGAGGAGGGCCTCTTCGACCAGTTCGAGGCGGCCGCACCCACCAGCAAGTTGGGGCAGGACCTGCTGCGGCTGCGTGACTGGGCGGACGAGACGGAGACGGGCGATCGTGACAACCTGACTCCCGGCGTGTCCGACCGGGCCTGGGCGCAGGTGTCGGTGTCGTCCCGGGAGTGCCTGGGCGCGTCGAAGTGCGCGTACGGTGCCGAGTGCTTCGCCGAGATGGCCCGTGAGCGCGCCAAGCTCGCGGAGGTCGTCGTCACCAACCACGCGCTGCTCGCGATCGACGCCATCGAAGGCGCCCCGGTCCTCCCACAGCACGAGGTTCTGATCGTCGACGAGGCGCACGAACTGGTCTCCCGGGTCACCGGAGTCGCCACCGGCGAACTCACTCCCGGCCAGGTCAACCGTGCGGTACGCCGCGCCGCGAAACTCGTCAACGAGAAGGCCGCCGACCAGCTCCAGACCGCCGCCGAGGGCTTCGAGCGGCTGATGGAGCTGGCCCTGCCTGGACGCCTGGAGGAGATTCCCGAGGACCTCGCCTACGCGCTCATGGCGCTGCGTGATGCCTGCCGCACCGTCATCTCCGGGATCGGCGCCACCCGCGACAAGTCCGTGCAGGACGAGGACGCGGTCCGCAAACAGGCGCTGGCCTCCGTCGAGACCGTGCACGACGTGGCGGAGCGGATCACCAACGGTTCGGAGTGGGACGTCGTCTGGTACGAGCGTCACGACCGCTTCGGAGCGTCCCTGCGCGTGGCCCCCATGTCCGTTTCGGGCCTCCTGAGGGAGAAGCTCTTCGCGGACCGCTCGGTAGTCCTGACCTCCGCGACCTTGAAGCTGGGCGGCGACTTCAACGGCGTCGGCGCATCCCTGGGCCTCGCCCCCGAGGGCACGGAGGGTGACGAGCTCCCGCAGTGGAAGGGCGTGGACGTAGGTTCGCCCTTCGACTACCGCAAGCAGGGCATCCTGTATGTCGCCAAGCACCTGTCACGCCCCGCGCGCGACGGCGACCGCGTGGACATGCTCGATGAGCTGACCGAACTGATCCAGGCGGCCGGCGGCCGCACGCTCGGCCTGTTCTCTTCGATGCGGGCCGCCCAGCTGGCCGCCGAGGAACTTCGCTCCCGCATCCCAGAGTTCCCGATCCTCCTTCAGGGCGAGGAGACGCTCGGCGAACTGATCAAGAACTTCGCGGCCGACCCGAGGACCTGCCTCTTCGGCACGCTGTCCCTGTGGCAGGGCGTCGACGTGCCCGGCCCCAGCTGCCAGCTGGTCGTCATGGACAAGATCCCCTTCCCGCGCCCCGACGACCCCCTGATGAGCGCCCGCCAGAAGGCCGTGGAGGACGCCGGCGGCAACGGCTTCATGGCGGTCGCCGCCACCCACGCGGCGCTGCTCATGGCCCAGGGCGCCGGCCGCCTCGTGCGGGCGTCAGGGGACCGCGGCGTGGTCGCCATCCTGGACCAGCGGCTGGCCACTGCCCGGTACGGGAGCTATCTGAAGGCGTCACTGCCCGACTTCTGGTACACGACGGACCGTAATCAGGTCCGGAAGTCCCTGGCCACGATCGATGCGGCGGCGCAGAAGGCGGAGGCGGAGGCGGAACAGCCACAGTGATCGGGGGGTGGCCTGTCGCAGCGCTGCGACAGCCCACCCCCCGATCAGGAAATTCGGTGGTGTCGGGCCCTGCACAGCACAGCGCCTGGAACGGCACGGGGCCCGGAACAGCACAGGGCCCCGGAACCGGCGCAGGGGTCCCGGGGCCCGGTCAGGGGGCGACGCCTTCGGCTTCGCCCGCCGCGGCCGTCACACGCGCCGCAGCACTGCCACCACCTTGCCCAGGATGGTTGCGTCGTCGCCGGGGAT contains the following coding sequences:
- a CDS encoding GNAT family N-acetyltransferase; this encodes MPSTDASANAGTVPVTDLCTAASPGARECRIAPATGAGADSEDTLDLHLPDELVALFAEGAAAAGERKPGTTGTATPPSLLATGEDLLDRVADWGPISTPAGALHLVPVRIERDLSIISRWMNDPAVAAFWGLEGPRNAIEEHLRSQLSGDGRSVPCLGMLDGTPMSYWEIYRADLDPLARYYAARPHDTGVHLLIGAVGDRGCGLGGTLLRAVVDLMLDKRPACARIVAEPDIRNTPSVAAFLSAGFRFSVEVDLPTKRAALMVRDRSLRHLL
- a CDS encoding ATP-dependent DNA helicase — protein: MTKPSLPELLHAAVTAVGGTERPGQVTMAESVAEAIDGSSHLLVQAGTGTGKSLGYLVPALAHGERVVVATATLALQRQLVERDLPRTVEALHPLLRRRPEFAMLKGRSNYLCLHRLHEGVPQDEEEGLFDQFEAAAPTSKLGQDLLRLRDWADETETGDRDNLTPGVSDRAWAQVSVSSRECLGASKCAYGAECFAEMARERAKLAEVVVTNHALLAIDAIEGAPVLPQHEVLIVDEAHELVSRVTGVATGELTPGQVNRAVRRAAKLVNEKAADQLQTAAEGFERLMELALPGRLEEIPEDLAYALMALRDACRTVISGIGATRDKSVQDEDAVRKQALASVETVHDVAERITNGSEWDVVWYERHDRFGASLRVAPMSVSGLLREKLFADRSVVLTSATLKLGGDFNGVGASLGLAPEGTEGDELPQWKGVDVGSPFDYRKQGILYVAKHLSRPARDGDRVDMLDELTELIQAAGGRTLGLFSSMRAAQLAAEELRSRIPEFPILLQGEETLGELIKNFAADPRTCLFGTLSLWQGVDVPGPSCQLVVMDKIPFPRPDDPLMSARQKAVEDAGGNGFMAVAATHAALLMAQGAGRLVRASGDRGVVAILDQRLATARYGSYLKASLPDFWYTTDRNQVRKSLATIDAAAQKAEAEAEQPQ